A DNA window from Zingiber officinale cultivar Zhangliang chromosome 3A, Zo_v1.1, whole genome shotgun sequence contains the following coding sequences:
- the LOC122051198 gene encoding probable receptor-like protein kinase At5g18500 produces MSSLGEHLNNKTFLLGLKLWVVIGIAVGVSMLAVLLILVICLNARSQKRLRTSINLPVTQIPAVSKEIKEVRVQQTPTNDFVLHDGVLTHRDKSNEKESNRVIAHLGMGTSRHEDENSHSGSSHCIDKDGSCHSGDEGRSGIVTTRRQSYPMTAPSPLTGLPEFSYLGWGHWFTLRDLEIATNRFSKDNILGEGGYGVVYRGQLINGTPVAVKKLLNNLGQAEKEFRVEVEAIGHVRHKNLVRLLGYCVEGTQRMLVYEYVNNGNLEQWLHGALRQKGSLTWEARIKILLGTAKALAYLHEAIEPKVVHRDIKSSNILIDDEFNAKVSDFGLAKLLGAGKSHITTRVMGTFGYVAPEYANSGLLNEKSDVYSFGVVLLEAITGRDPVDYGRPTNEVNLVDWLKMMVGSRRSEEVVDQNIGTRPSTRALKRALLAALRCVDPDSEKRPKMGQVVRMLDNDEPIPREERRHRRNRAGGTEIDSQRDSSDTDKSDNPDSIYSSRKSKPASSK; encoded by the exons ATGTCATCTCTGGGGGAACATTTgaataataaaacttttcttttgggCCTTAAGCTATGGGTTGTAATTGGAATAGCAGTCGGGGTGTCTATGTTGGCTGTTCTTTTGATCTTAGTCATATGTCTTAATGCAAGGAGTCAGAAGAGGTTGAGGACTTCTATCAATCTCCCGGTTACCCAGATACCAGCAGTCTCAAAGGAAATTAAAGAAGTGAGAGTACAACAAACACCAACTAATGATTTTGTCTTACATGATGGGGTTCTTACGCATCGTGACAAATCAAACGAAAAGGAGTCAAATAGGGTTATTGCCCATTTGGGCATGGGAACATCAAGGCATGAGGATGAAAACAGTCACTCAGGTTCATCTCATTGCATAGATAAAGATGGTAGTTGCCATTCTGGAGATGAAGGACGTTCCGGAATAGTCACCACACGGAGGCAATCTTACCCTATGACTGCTCCATCACCTTTGACCGGCCTCCCAGAGTTCTCTTACCTCGGCTGGGGTCACTGGTTTACCTTAAGGGATTTGGAAATTGCAACCAATCGCTTTTCAAAGGATAACATACTTGGGGAGGGTGGTTATGGTGTTGTTTATCGAGGACAACTCATCAATGGTACTCCTGTGGCTGTTAAAAAGCTTCTTAATAATCT AGGTCAAGCAGAGAAGGAATTCAGAGTGGAAGTGGAAGCCATTGGTCATGTACGCCACAAGAATTTAGTGCGATTACTTGGATATTGTGTGGAGGGTACCCAAAG GATGCTAGTGTATGAATATGTCAATAATGGAAATTTAGAACAGTGGCTCCATGGGGCTTTGCGTCAGAAGGGTTCTCTCACTTGGGAGGCTCGCATAAAGATTCTTTTGGGCACTGCCAAAGC CCTTGCATATTTGCATGAAGCGATCGAACCAAAGGTGGTGCATCGTGACATAAAATCCAGTAACATATTGATTGATGATGAGTTTAATGCAAAAGTGTCTGATTTCGGTTTAGCCAAGCTGTTGGGAGCTGGTAAAAGTCATATAACTACAAGAGTTATGGGAACCTTTGG TTATGTGGCTCCTGAATATGCTAATTCCGGGCTTTTAAATGAAAAGAGTGACGTATACAGTTTTGGTGTTGTTCTTCTAGAAGCAATTACAGGGAGAGATCCTGTTGATTATGGGCGCCCCACCAATGAG GTAAATCTTGTTGATTGGCTGAAAATGATGGTAGGGAGTAGGCGGTCAGAAGAAGTTGTGGACCAGAACATAGGCACAAGACCATCAACAAGGGCACTTAAACGGGCTCTTTTGGCAGCTTTACGGTGTGTTGATCCTGATTCAGAGAAGAGGCCAAAGATGGGTCAAGTTGTCCGGATGCTAGACAACGATGAGCCAATTCCACGAGAG